A window of the Canis aureus isolate CA01 chromosome 29, VMU_Caureus_v.1.0, whole genome shotgun sequence genome harbors these coding sequences:
- the TECTB gene encoding beta-tectorin isoform X2, translated as MVMRAFVLLAVFAEASARSCTPNKADVILVFCYPKTIITKIPECPYGWEVHQLALGGLCYNGVHEGGYYQFVIPDLSPKNKSYCGTQSEYKPPIYHFYSHIVSNDSTVIVKNQPVNYSFSCTYHSTYLVNQAAFDQRVATVHVKNGSMGTFESQLSLNFYTNAKFSIKKEAPFVLETSEIGSDLFAGVEAKGLSIRFKVVLNSCWATPSADFMYPLQWQLINKGCPTDETVLVHENGKDHRATFQFNAFRFQNIPKLSKVWLHCETFICDSEKLSCPVTCDKRKRLLRDQTGGVLVVELSLRSRGFSSLYSFSDVLYHLIVMLGICVVL; from the exons ATGGTGATGAGGGCCTTTGTCCTGTTGGCTGTCTTCGCGGAAGCCTCTGCGAGATCTTGCACTCCGAATAAAGCAG ATGTCATTCTTGTGTTTTGTTATCCCAAAACCATCATCACCAAAATCCCCGAGTGTCCCTATGGCTGGGAAGTTCATCAGCTGGCACTCGGTGGGCTGTGTTACAATGGTGTCCACGAAGGAGGTTACTATCAGTTTGTGATACCAGATTTGTCACCTAAAAACAAGTCCTATTGTGGAACCCAGTCTGAG TACAAGCCTCCTATCTACCACTTCTACAGCCACATCGTTTCCAATGACAGCACAGTGATAGTAAAGAACCAGCCTGTGAACTACTCCTTCTCCTGCACCTACCACTCCACCTACTTGGTAAATCAGGCTGCCTTTGACCAAAG AGTGGCCACTGTTCATGTGAAGAACGGGAGCATGGGCACATTCGAAAGCCAATTGTCTCTCAACTTCTACACT AATGCCAAGTTCTCCATTAAGAAGGAAGCCCCCTTTGTCCTGGAGACATCTGAAATCGGTTCAGATCTGTTTGCAGGAGTAGAAGCCAAAGGATTGAGCATTAG gTTTAAAGTGGTTTTGAACAGCTGTTGGGCCACACCATCAGCTGATTTCATGTATCCCTTGCAGTGGCAGCTCATCAACAAGGG CTGCCCCACAGATGAAACAGTCCTCGTACATGAGAATGGGAAAGACCACAGGGCCACCTTCCAATTCAATGCTTTCCGGTTCCAGAACATCCCCAAACTCTCTAAGGTTTGGTTACACTGTGAGACATTCATCTGTGACAGCGAGAAGCTCTCCTGCCCAGTG ACCTGTGACAAACGGAAGCGCCTCCTGCGGGACCAGACAGGGGGCGTCCTGGTGGTGGAGCTCTCCCTCCGTA GCAGGGGATTCTCCAGTCTCTATAGCTTCTCAG ATGTCCTCTATCACCTCATCGTGATGCTGGGGATTTGTGTCGTGTTGTAG
- the TECTB gene encoding beta-tectorin isoform X1 translates to MVMRAFVLLAVFAEASARSCTPNKADVILVFCYPKTIITKIPECPYGWEVHQLALGGLCYNGVHEGGYYQFVIPDLSPKNKSYCGTQSEYKPPIYHFYSHIVSNDSTVIVKNQPVNYSFSCTYHSTYLVNQAAFDQSPYAKFSPLSRVATVHVKNGSMGTFESQLSLNFYTNAKFSIKKEAPFVLETSEIGSDLFAGVEAKGLSIRFKVVLNSCWATPSADFMYPLQWQLINKGCPTDETVLVHENGKDHRATFQFNAFRFQNIPKLSKVWLHCETFICDSEKLSCPVTCDKRKRLLRDQTGGVLVVELSLRSRGFSSLYSFSDVLYHLIVMLGICVVL, encoded by the exons ATGGTGATGAGGGCCTTTGTCCTGTTGGCTGTCTTCGCGGAAGCCTCTGCGAGATCTTGCACTCCGAATAAAGCAG ATGTCATTCTTGTGTTTTGTTATCCCAAAACCATCATCACCAAAATCCCCGAGTGTCCCTATGGCTGGGAAGTTCATCAGCTGGCACTCGGTGGGCTGTGTTACAATGGTGTCCACGAAGGAGGTTACTATCAGTTTGTGATACCAGATTTGTCACCTAAAAACAAGTCCTATTGTGGAACCCAGTCTGAG TACAAGCCTCCTATCTACCACTTCTACAGCCACATCGTTTCCAATGACAGCACAGTGATAGTAAAGAACCAGCCTGTGAACTACTCCTTCTCCTGCACCTACCACTCCACCTACTTGGTAAATCAGGCTGCCTTTGACCAAAG TCCTTATGCAAAATTCTCTCCCCTTTCCAGAGTGGCCACTGTTCATGTGAAGAACGGGAGCATGGGCACATTCGAAAGCCAATTGTCTCTCAACTTCTACACT AATGCCAAGTTCTCCATTAAGAAGGAAGCCCCCTTTGTCCTGGAGACATCTGAAATCGGTTCAGATCTGTTTGCAGGAGTAGAAGCCAAAGGATTGAGCATTAG gTTTAAAGTGGTTTTGAACAGCTGTTGGGCCACACCATCAGCTGATTTCATGTATCCCTTGCAGTGGCAGCTCATCAACAAGGG CTGCCCCACAGATGAAACAGTCCTCGTACATGAGAATGGGAAAGACCACAGGGCCACCTTCCAATTCAATGCTTTCCGGTTCCAGAACATCCCCAAACTCTCTAAGGTTTGGTTACACTGTGAGACATTCATCTGTGACAGCGAGAAGCTCTCCTGCCCAGTG ACCTGTGACAAACGGAAGCGCCTCCTGCGGGACCAGACAGGGGGCGTCCTGGTGGTGGAGCTCTCCCTCCGTA GCAGGGGATTCTCCAGTCTCTATAGCTTCTCAG ATGTCCTCTATCACCTCATCGTGATGCTGGGGATTTGTGTCGTGTTGTAG